Proteins from one Pseudomonas bijieensis genomic window:
- the glsB gene encoding glutaminase B encodes MQVLLNEILDAVRPLIGQGKVADYIPALGTVAPNQLGIAVYGNDGEMYCAGDAETAFSVQSISKVFSLVQAIGHSGEAIWERLGHEPSGQPFNSLVQLEFERGRPRNPFINAGALVICDINQSRFAAPALSMRDFVRRLSGNPQVMVDGKVAESEYQHRARNAAMAYLMQSFGNFENDVEAVLRSYFSHCALRMSCIDLARAFCFLANDGFCKHSGEQILSARQTQQVNSIMATSGLYDEAGNFAYRVGLPGKSGVGGGIVAVVPGRFTVCVWSPELNAAGNSLAGMAALELMSQRIGWSVF; translated from the coding sequence ATGCAAGTACTGTTGAACGAGATCCTTGATGCGGTTCGCCCCCTGATTGGTCAGGGCAAGGTGGCCGACTATATCCCGGCCCTGGGCACTGTGGCGCCCAACCAGTTGGGTATTGCCGTGTATGGCAACGACGGCGAGATGTATTGCGCTGGCGACGCCGAAACAGCGTTTTCGGTGCAGAGTATTTCCAAGGTGTTCAGCCTGGTGCAGGCCATCGGGCATTCCGGCGAAGCGATCTGGGAACGCCTGGGCCATGAGCCATCCGGCCAACCTTTCAACTCCCTGGTGCAACTGGAATTCGAACGCGGTCGGCCGCGCAACCCGTTCATCAACGCTGGCGCCTTGGTTATCTGCGATATCAACCAGTCGCGTTTCGCCGCGCCGGCGCTGTCGATGCGCGATTTCGTACGGCGGCTGTCGGGCAACCCGCAGGTGATGGTGGATGGCAAGGTCGCCGAGTCGGAATACCAGCACCGCGCCCGGAACGCGGCAATGGCGTACCTGATGCAATCGTTCGGTAACTTCGAGAACGACGTGGAAGCGGTGTTGCGCAGTTATTTCAGCCACTGTGCCCTGCGGATGAGTTGCATCGACCTGGCACGGGCTTTCTGTTTCCTGGCCAACGATGGGTTCTGCAAGCACAGCGGCGAACAAATTCTCAGCGCTCGGCAGACCCAGCAGGTCAACTCCATCATGGCCACCAGCGGCTTGTACGATGAGGCCGGCAATTTCGCTTATCGCGTCGGCTTGCCGGGCAAGAGCGGTGTTGGCGGCGGGATCGTCGCGGTGGTACCAGGGCGGTTCACGGTGTGCGTGTGGTCGCCGGAACTCAACGCCGCCGGTAACTCCCTGGCCGGCATGGCGGCGCTGGAGTTGATGAGCCAGCGGATCGGCTGGTCAGTGTTCTAA
- a CDS encoding sigma-70 family RNA polymerase sigma factor has protein sequence MPANDLSLRSAVDVLYSDHHSWLQGWLRKRLGNTFDAADLTQDTFVRVIKARTALDIREPRPYLSMIAKGLLIDLFRRRSLEQSYLEALAAMPQEQHPSLEEQAILLQALMEIDRLLLGLGPRVRQAFILSQFDGLTYPQIAERLGVSVRTVNNHMAKAMEHCCLMQIQLQLS, from the coding sequence ATGCCCGCCAACGATCTGTCCCTACGCAGTGCTGTCGACGTTCTGTACAGTGATCATCACAGTTGGCTCCAGGGCTGGTTGCGCAAGCGTCTGGGCAATACGTTCGATGCCGCCGACCTGACCCAGGATACGTTTGTGCGGGTCATCAAGGCGCGCACCGCGCTGGATATCCGCGAGCCGCGACCGTACCTGTCGATGATCGCCAAAGGGCTGCTGATCGACCTGTTTCGCCGCCGCTCGCTGGAACAATCCTACCTCGAAGCATTGGCGGCCATGCCGCAAGAGCAGCACCCGTCACTGGAAGAACAGGCGATCCTGCTCCAGGCCCTGATGGAGATCGACCGCCTGCTCCTGGGGCTGGGGCCGCGCGTCAGGCAGGCGTTCATCCTGTCGCAGTTCGATGGCCTGACGTACCCGCAGATTGCCGAGCGCCTGGGCGTCAGCGTACGCACGGTCAACAACCACATGGCCAAGGCCATGGAACATTGCTGCCTGATGCAGATTCAATTGCAGCTTTCATGA
- a CDS encoding response regulator produces the protein MNSMPNGNGQATTRLILVVEDDPTILEFLCEILEEEGFVVEPRESADAALTFLEESAHYVDLLLTDITMPGRIDGADLANLTGDRWPQIPLLIMSGYETPESAGIKHHASFIAKPWALGQMLDLVESTVKNHSIN, from the coding sequence ATGAATTCGATGCCAAATGGCAATGGCCAAGCGACTACACGTTTGATTCTCGTCGTGGAGGACGATCCCACGATCCTGGAGTTCCTCTGCGAGATCCTGGAGGAGGAAGGGTTCGTCGTGGAGCCTCGGGAAAGCGCCGATGCGGCGCTGACGTTCCTCGAAGAGAGCGCCCACTACGTGGACCTGCTGCTCACCGACATCACCATGCCCGGCAGGATCGACGGCGCGGACCTGGCCAACCTGACCGGAGACCGCTGGCCGCAGATACCGTTGCTGATCATGTCCGGTTACGAGACGCCGGAAAGCGCTGGAATCAAGCACCACGCATCGTTCATTGCCAAACCCTGGGCCCTGGGACAGATGCTGGACCTGGTGGAAAGCACGGTGAAAAATCATTCCATCAACTGA
- a CDS encoding TonB-dependent siderophore receptor, with amino-acid sequence MTWVSAPGRLVFAVKIGLLAVTTAGATAVNASPVPAAAAQQRAVQAYDIGAASLVDVLTRFSSAAGVAISFDARQLEGLRSPGLSGSFGVGDGFARILAGSGLQAALQANGTYVLRPVPVSGSALELDATTIEAQRLGATTEHSNSYTTGAVTIGKGEHSLRETPQSVTVITRKMLDDQNLNTIDQVMEKTPGITVYDSTMGGKYFYSRGFRMSGQYQYDGVPLDMGNSYVQADSFSSDMAYYDRVEVLRGAAGMMKGAGGTSGGVNFVRKRGQATAQTELSLSGGTWDNYRGQVDTGGPLNDSGTVRGRAVIAEQSRHYFYDDARRKDQIYYGALDFDLSPDTTLGVGVAYEDVDASPCWGGLPRYRDGSDLKLSRSTCLDPSWNTWRSQRTTVFGDLKHQLNDDWAVKVASVYTKNTQDIKYAFASGSVTPGTSTTNMLGSMYDYDQVDYGLDAYLDGKFDALGQQHELIVGFNASRSDKDDFFSVALLPQKQNVFEPDRHIPEPDDSYFIENSTRGGPVKTITEQRGMYSTLRLKLADPLTFVVGSRVSWYSSKTDSVFLTGGTEHAKSTETGQVTPFAAVLLDLNEHLTAYASYSDIFTPQGNYRSESGSALKPLVGESYELGIKGEWFDGRLNSAFNLFRTLQKDQAQTDYFSSCASSDGFCYENAGKVRAQGFEAEISGEVIERLQLLAGYTYTQTKTLDDIDTSLNGGSFNSYVPRHVLRLWGDYVLGGALERFSVGAGVNAQSDNFRVSPVSGEKITQAGYAVWNGRVGYRIDDTWSVALNGNNLFDKRYYTTIGTESFGNYYGEPRNFTMTVKASF; translated from the coding sequence ATGACGTGGGTGAGCGCGCCGGGCCGTCTGGTGTTTGCAGTGAAAATAGGTTTGCTGGCGGTCACGACCGCCGGCGCCACGGCGGTGAATGCCAGCCCGGTTCCAGCGGCTGCGGCGCAGCAGCGCGCGGTGCAGGCCTACGATATCGGCGCCGCGAGCCTGGTGGATGTGCTGACCCGTTTCTCCAGCGCCGCCGGTGTCGCTATTTCGTTCGATGCCCGGCAACTCGAAGGTTTGCGATCACCCGGCCTGAGCGGCTCTTTCGGCGTGGGCGACGGTTTTGCGCGCATTCTGGCTGGTAGCGGCCTGCAAGCCGCCCTCCAGGCCAACGGCACGTACGTGCTGCGCCCCGTGCCGGTCAGCGGTTCGGCACTGGAACTGGACGCAACCACCATCGAGGCACAGCGGCTTGGGGCGACCACCGAGCACAGCAATTCCTACACGACGGGCGCGGTCACCATCGGCAAGGGCGAGCACTCCCTGCGCGAAACGCCGCAGTCGGTGACGGTGATTACCCGCAAGATGCTCGATGACCAGAACCTCAATACCATCGATCAAGTCATGGAAAAGACCCCTGGCATTACCGTCTACGACTCGACCATGGGCGGCAAGTATTTCTATTCCCGCGGGTTCCGGATGTCTGGCCAGTATCAATACGACGGCGTTCCGCTGGACATGGGCAACAGCTATGTCCAGGCCGACAGTTTCAGCAGTGACATGGCTTATTACGACCGCGTCGAAGTGCTGCGCGGTGCCGCCGGGATGATGAAGGGGGCGGGTGGCACGTCCGGCGGCGTCAATTTCGTCCGCAAACGCGGCCAGGCCACTGCCCAGACGGAGCTCAGCCTTTCGGGCGGTACCTGGGACAATTACCGCGGGCAGGTCGATACCGGTGGCCCGCTGAATGATTCGGGCACCGTGCGGGGCAGGGCGGTGATCGCCGAGCAGAGTCGGCATTATTTCTACGACGATGCCCGGCGCAAGGACCAGATCTATTACGGCGCCCTGGACTTCGATCTGTCGCCCGACACGACGCTAGGCGTGGGCGTTGCCTATGAAGACGTCGATGCAAGCCCCTGCTGGGGCGGGCTTCCGCGCTACCGGGACGGCAGCGATCTGAAACTCAGTCGTTCCACTTGCCTGGACCCATCGTGGAACACCTGGCGCAGCCAGCGGACCACGGTGTTTGGCGATCTCAAGCATCAGCTCAATGATGACTGGGCCGTAAAGGTCGCCAGTGTCTATACGAAAAATACCCAGGACATCAAATACGCGTTTGCATCGGGCTCGGTAACGCCCGGCACCTCGACCACCAACATGCTGGGTAGCATGTACGACTATGACCAGGTCGATTACGGCCTTGACGCCTACCTGGACGGCAAGTTCGACGCCCTGGGGCAGCAACATGAGTTGATTGTCGGTTTCAACGCCAGCCGCTCGGACAAGGATGACTTCTTCTCGGTGGCGCTGCTGCCACAGAAGCAGAATGTGTTCGAGCCGGATCGACATATTCCCGAACCGGACGACAGTTACTTCATCGAGAACTCGACGCGCGGTGGTCCGGTCAAGACCATTACCGAGCAGCGAGGGATGTATTCGACCCTGCGGTTGAAACTGGCGGACCCGTTGACGTTTGTCGTCGGCAGCCGAGTGAGCTGGTACAGCTCCAAGACCGACTCGGTGTTCCTCACCGGCGGTACGGAACACGCCAAGAGCACGGAGACGGGACAAGTCACGCCGTTTGCCGCCGTGTTGCTGGACCTCAATGAGCACCTGACGGCCTATGCCAGCTACTCGGATATCTTCACGCCCCAGGGCAACTATCGCTCCGAAAGCGGCTCGGCACTCAAGCCCCTGGTGGGCGAGAGTTATGAGCTGGGGATCAAGGGCGAGTGGTTCGACGGACGCCTGAACAGCGCTTTCAACCTGTTCCGCACGCTGCAGAAAGACCAGGCCCAGACCGACTACTTCTCCAGTTGTGCGTCCTCGGATGGTTTCTGCTATGAGAATGCCGGCAAGGTGCGCGCCCAGGGTTTCGAAGCGGAGATCAGCGGTGAAGTCATCGAGCGCCTGCAGTTGCTGGCCGGCTACACCTACACCCAGACCAAGACCCTCGACGACATCGACACCAGCCTCAACGGCGGCTCGTTCAACAGCTACGTGCCGCGCCATGTGCTGCGTCTGTGGGGCGATTATGTCCTCGGCGGGGCGTTGGAACGGTTCAGTGTCGGTGCCGGGGTCAATGCACAAAGCGACAATTTCCGCGTATCGCCGGTTAGCGGCGAGAAGATCACCCAGGCCGGTTATGCCGTGTGGAACGGTCGCGTGGGCTATCGCATCGATGACACCTGGTCGGTGGCCCTCAATGGCAACAACCTGTTCGACAAGCGCTACTACACCACCATCGGCACCGAGAGCTTCGGTAACTATTACGGTGAGCCACGCAACTTCACCATGACCGTGAAGGCGAGCTTCTGA
- a CDS encoding metallothionein — translation MSELKCGCPDCHCDVDPQRVFNHDGEAYCSQACAEQHPNGEPCPAPDCHCERSGKVGERDITDNQLDDALEETFPASDPISP, via the coding sequence ATGAGCGAATTAAAGTGTGGCTGTCCCGATTGTCATTGTGATGTCGATCCACAGCGGGTCTTCAATCACGACGGCGAGGCTTATTGCAGCCAGGCCTGCGCCGAACAGCACCCCAACGGTGAACCGTGTCCGGCACCGGACTGCCATTGCGAGCGCAGCGGCAAGGTCGGTGAGCGCGATATCACTGACAATCAACTGGATGATGCACTGGAGGAAACCTTTCCGGCGAGCGATCCGATTTCACCCTGA
- a CDS encoding DNA topoisomerase III, translating into MQLYLCEKPSQAKDIAAVLGATRRGDGCWLGPGVTVTWCIGHLLETAPPDAYDARYKRWVLADLPIVPAQWKMTVKPKTASQYKAVKRLLGEAKELVIATDADREGEMIARELVEHCRYRGPIRRLWLSALDEASIRKALAALKPGIETFNLYHSALGRSRADWLIGMNMSRLFTLLGRQSGYQGVLPVGRVQTPTLRLVVDRDRSIADFVPVAYWAIDVQLSHEGTAFIAQWRADPDACDDQERCLNQALARDAAHAMSNAATARTLKVRTERLREAAPLPFDLGTLQEVCSKKLGLGAQETLDIAQSLYETYKLITYPRSDCGFLPLSQHSEAPAILAALAQADPSLAPLREHLQPQRKSRAWNDAKVSAHHGIIPTAAAKNLDKLAGKQRAVYTLIRARYLAQFLPNHEYDRTLADFDCAGQALRAVGKQIVEPGWKRALPEALAPARGREAPAPQTLPALAEGRDCAVDEVKPKDLWTQPPKPFTEGDLIKAMKNVAKLVEDPLLKQKLKDTTGIGTEATRASIIQGLLDRGYLVKNGKALSATPAAFSLIDAVPRAIADPGTTAIWEQALDMVQSGEMSLEEFVTRQAAWMSKHVARCQGMSLTINGPASPAGRGATPWKNKRKPAKRKTGGAPRKATKAKAT; encoded by the coding sequence ATGCAGCTGTACCTGTGTGAAAAACCGTCCCAGGCCAAGGACATCGCCGCTGTACTCGGCGCCACGCGCCGTGGCGACGGTTGCTGGCTGGGCCCCGGCGTCACGGTCACCTGGTGCATCGGCCATCTGCTGGAAACCGCCCCGCCCGATGCCTACGATGCCCGCTACAAGCGCTGGGTCCTGGCCGACCTGCCAATCGTGCCCGCGCAATGGAAAATGACCGTCAAGCCGAAAACCGCCAGCCAGTACAAAGCGGTCAAGCGCCTGCTGGGGGAAGCGAAGGAGTTGGTCATCGCTACCGACGCCGACCGTGAAGGCGAAATGATCGCCCGGGAGCTGGTGGAACATTGCCGCTATCGCGGGCCAATCCGACGGCTATGGCTGTCGGCCCTGGACGAAGCGTCGATCCGCAAGGCCCTGGCCGCCCTCAAGCCGGGCATCGAAACCTTCAACCTGTATCACTCGGCCCTGGGCCGTTCCCGGGCCGACTGGCTGATCGGCATGAACATGAGTCGCCTGTTCACCCTGCTGGGGCGCCAGTCCGGCTACCAGGGCGTGTTGCCGGTGGGGCGCGTGCAGACCCCTACGCTGCGGCTGGTGGTGGACCGCGACCGCAGCATCGCCGACTTCGTGCCGGTCGCCTATTGGGCCATCGACGTGCAACTGAGCCACGAAGGTACGGCATTCATCGCCCAGTGGCGCGCCGATCCGGATGCCTGCGACGACCAGGAGCGCTGCCTGAACCAGGCCCTGGCCCGGGACGCCGCTCATGCCATGAGCAACGCCGCCACCGCCCGGACGCTGAAGGTACGTACCGAGCGCCTGCGCGAAGCGGCACCGTTGCCCTTCGACCTGGGCACGCTACAGGAGGTCTGCTCGAAGAAACTTGGCCTGGGTGCCCAGGAAACCCTGGACATTGCCCAGTCGCTCTACGAGACCTACAAGCTCATCACCTACCCGCGCAGCGATTGCGGTTTCCTGCCCTTGAGCCAGCACAGTGAAGCACCGGCCATCCTGGCCGCCCTCGCCCAGGCCGACCCGAGCCTGGCGCCGCTGCGCGAGCACCTGCAGCCGCAGCGCAAGTCCCGGGCCTGGAACGACGCCAAGGTCAGTGCTCACCACGGCATCATTCCCACCGCCGCCGCCAAGAACCTCGACAAGCTCGCCGGCAAACAGCGAGCGGTCTATACGCTGATTCGCGCGCGCTACCTGGCGCAGTTCCTGCCCAACCACGAATACGACCGGACCCTGGCCGACTTCGACTGTGCCGGCCAGGCGCTGCGTGCCGTGGGCAAGCAGATCGTCGAACCCGGCTGGAAACGCGCCCTGCCCGAAGCGCTGGCGCCGGCACGGGGCCGTGAAGCACCGGCACCGCAAACCCTGCCGGCATTGGCCGAAGGTCGCGATTGCGCGGTGGATGAGGTGAAACCCAAGGACCTGTGGACCCAACCCCCCAAGCCCTTCACCGAAGGCGACTTGATCAAGGCAATGAAGAACGTCGCCAAACTGGTGGAGGATCCGCTGCTCAAGCAAAAGCTCAAGGACACCACCGGCATCGGCACCGAAGCGACCCGGGCCTCGATCATCCAGGGGCTGCTCGACCGCGGTTACCTGGTGAAAAACGGCAAGGCCTTGTCCGCGACCCCGGCGGCGTTCAGCCTGATCGACGCCGTGCCCCGGGCCATCGCCGACCCGGGCACCACCGCCATCTGGGAACAGGCGCTGGACATGGTGCAAAGCGGGGAAATGAGCCTGGAAGAATTCGTGACCCGGCAAGCCGCCTGGATGAGCAAGCATGTCGCCCGCTGCCAGGGCATGAGCCTGACCATCAACGGCCCGGCCAGCCCCGCCGGGCGCGGCGCAACGCCGTGGAAGAACAAGCGCAAGCCAGCCAAGCGCAAGACAGGCGGCGCACCGCGCAAGGCGACTAAAGCCAAAGCGACCTGA
- a CDS encoding manganese catalase family protein: MFLHNKRLQYTVRVAEPNPGLANLLLEQFGGAQGELAAASRYFTQALSEDDPGRKDLLMDIATEELSHLEVIGSIIVMLNKGAKGRMAEGVEKEGQLYRDINGAGNDSHITSLLYGAGSPLTNSAGVPWTAAYVDTIGEPTADMRSNIAAEARAKIIYERLMNLTDDPGVKEALGFLMTREIAHQLSFEKALHSIQPNFPQGKLPGMPEFSHVYFNMSQGEPTVRGPWNQGDDWEFVENPTPAVDGGDGLASVQLSKKDEALLMDMKARTMSNPDSDPTTGADLGSGMQGDKL; this comes from the coding sequence ATGTTTCTACATAACAAACGATTGCAGTACACCGTGCGTGTCGCTGAGCCCAATCCCGGACTCGCCAATCTGCTGCTCGAGCAGTTCGGCGGGGCCCAAGGGGAATTGGCGGCGGCATCGCGTTATTTCACCCAGGCCTTGTCCGAGGACGATCCAGGTCGCAAGGATTTGCTGATGGACATTGCCACCGAAGAGCTCAGTCATCTGGAGGTGATCGGTTCGATCATCGTGATGTTGAACAAGGGTGCCAAGGGCAGAATGGCTGAAGGCGTGGAGAAGGAGGGGCAGTTGTACCGGGACATCAACGGTGCCGGTAATGACTCGCACATCACCAGCCTCTTGTATGGCGCCGGCTCGCCGCTGACCAACTCCGCCGGTGTGCCCTGGACTGCCGCCTATGTCGACACCATCGGCGAACCAACGGCGGACATGCGCTCGAACATTGCTGCTGAGGCCCGGGCGAAAATCATCTATGAACGGTTGATGAACCTCACCGATGATCCCGGGGTAAAAGAAGCGCTCGGCTTTTTGATGACCCGTGAAATCGCGCATCAGTTGTCGTTCGAAAAAGCCTTGCACTCGATCCAGCCCAATTTCCCGCAAGGCAAATTGCCGGGTATGCCGGAATTCAGTCATGTGTATTTCAACATGTCCCAGGGCGAACCTACCGTGCGCGGTCCATGGAACCAGGGCGACGACTGGGAGTTCGTGGAGAATCCAACGCCAGCGGTGGACGGTGGCGATGGACTGGCCAGCGTCCAGTTGAGTAAAAAAGACGAAGCGCTGTTGATGGACATGAAGGCGCGGACCATGTCCAACCCCGATAGCGACCCCACCACCGGCGCCGACTTGGGTTCAGGGATGCAAGGTGACAAACTGTAG
- a CDS encoding general stress protein, protein MANTGNNNPGNFANDREKASEAGKKGGQASGGNFANNPERASEAGRKGGQASGGNFANDPQRAAEAGRKGGQASGGNFANDPERASEAGRKGGQASGGNFANDREKASEAGRKGGENSRGGGRNS, encoded by the coding sequence ATGGCTAACACAGGTAATAACAACCCTGGCAATTTCGCTAACGATCGTGAGAAGGCATCGGAAGCCGGGAAAAAGGGCGGCCAAGCATCAGGAGGCAATTTTGCCAACAATCCTGAGCGCGCTTCCGAGGCTGGACGCAAGGGTGGCCAGGCCTCTGGCGGCAATTTTGCCAACGACCCGCAGCGCGCCGCAGAAGCCGGACGCAAAGGCGGGCAAGCCTCGGGGGGTAACTTTGCCAACGACCCAGAACGGGCTTCTGAAGCTGGCCGAAAAGGTGGCCAGGCCTCGGGTGGCAACTTTGCCAACGACCGGGAAAAAGCCTCCGAAGCCGGCAGGAAAGGCGGTGAAAACAGCCGCGGTGGCGGTCGTAATTCCTAA
- a CDS encoding FecR domain-containing protein: MNLPAEELQAIRVAARWYARLHSGIATDADRADWRAWLAADPLHGQAWQRMAAVAEQMASVPGALAAPTLSDTHQRSRRQVLRSALLLTSAGGLGWLGWRSQATQNLFCDHRTAVGERREFQLADGSTVLLNTDTSINVRFDGQQRRLELLRGEILVTTAFDPLRRPFKVVTGPTEVLALGTRFIVRSQAGGGEVAVLEKAVEVSLLATGSRMRVEAGQRLDFNERSLGALRGNDVSVGAWQKGSIIAIDRPLAALLDELSRYRPGVLRWDPAIGDLKVSGVFPVDNTDLALAALESGFSLRVTRYSRFWVQVSGGDRR; this comes from the coding sequence ATGAACCTGCCCGCCGAAGAGTTGCAAGCTATCCGTGTGGCAGCGCGCTGGTACGCCCGGCTTCATTCCGGCATTGCGACCGACGCGGACCGGGCCGATTGGCGCGCCTGGCTGGCTGCCGATCCGTTGCACGGCCAGGCCTGGCAGCGCATGGCCGCGGTGGCCGAGCAGATGGCGAGTGTGCCGGGCGCCCTCGCGGCGCCGACCTTGAGCGACACCCACCAGCGATCCCGCCGTCAGGTGTTGCGCAGCGCCTTGCTGCTGACGTCCGCCGGCGGCCTGGGCTGGCTGGGCTGGCGCAGCCAGGCAACCCAGAACCTGTTTTGCGATCACCGCACCGCGGTGGGCGAGCGTCGCGAGTTCCAGCTGGCCGATGGCAGCACGGTCCTGCTCAACACTGACACCTCGATCAATGTGCGTTTCGATGGACAGCAGCGGCGCCTGGAGCTGTTGCGGGGTGAGATCCTCGTGACGACGGCGTTCGATCCCTTGCGACGTCCATTCAAGGTGGTCACTGGGCCGACCGAAGTGCTTGCGCTGGGCACGCGGTTTATCGTCCGTAGCCAGGCGGGGGGCGGCGAAGTGGCGGTGCTTGAGAAAGCGGTCGAGGTAAGCCTGCTGGCGACTGGTTCAAGGATGCGGGTCGAAGCCGGCCAGCGCCTGGATTTCAATGAGCGGTCGTTGGGGGCGCTGCGTGGCAACGATGTGTCGGTCGGTGCCTGGCAGAAGGGCAGCATCATCGCCATTGACCGTCCCCTGGCGGCGCTGCTGGATGAACTGTCGCGCTACCGTCCCGGTGTGCTGCGCTGGGACCCGGCGATTGGCGACTTGAAGGTTTCCGGTGTATTTCCCGTCGATAACACCGATCTTGCCCTGGCGGCGCTGGAAAGCGGTTTTTCGCTGCGGGTGACCCGCTACAGCCGATTCTGGGTCCAGGTGTCCGGTGGCGATCGGCGCTAA
- a CDS encoding ferritin-like domain-containing protein produces MATPKENLLDWLNDAHAMEQQAEKMLKAQAERLEHYPALKARIEEHLQETLGQQKLVEQCIKRLGGSTSTLKDLAAKLMAFGQAVGGMTMSDEVVKGAMSGYVFENLEIASYTVLIEAAKVAGDVETQRACEQILPQEIAMAEWLREHLPEITQAFLERSASPHTEAKR; encoded by the coding sequence ATGGCAACGCCAAAAGAGAACCTGCTGGACTGGCTCAACGATGCCCATGCCATGGAGCAACAAGCGGAAAAAATGCTCAAGGCCCAAGCGGAACGCCTCGAACATTATCCAGCGCTCAAGGCCCGGATCGAGGAGCACTTGCAAGAAACCCTCGGCCAGCAAAAGTTGGTGGAGCAATGCATAAAGCGCCTGGGCGGGAGTACCTCGACGCTCAAGGACCTGGCCGCCAAGCTCATGGCCTTCGGCCAGGCGGTCGGTGGCATGACGATGAGTGACGAAGTGGTCAAGGGCGCCATGAGTGGCTATGTGTTCGAGAACCTCGAAATCGCCTCCTACACCGTGCTGATCGAGGCAGCGAAAGTGGCCGGCGATGTGGAAACACAACGGGCCTGCGAACAGATCCTGCCCCAGGAAATCGCCATGGCCGAGTGGTTGCGCGAACACCTGCCGGAGATCACCCAGGCGTTCCTCGAACGCTCGGCCAGTCCGCATACCGAGGCTAAGCGCTGA
- a CDS encoding ZIP family metal transporter, translating to MDQPTSRIRSPWRTWLDPVQNNLVLGVTFWLGLALVAVLLLYSGYNALVGADRQNLGYAVLGGTSGFAATALGAVMAVVLRDISSRTQDIMLGFAAGMMLAASSFSLILPGIEAAQVICGNQLLAAFVVVVGLGLGVALMIGLDRFVPHEHELSGRRGPQVERINRVWLFVLAITLHNLPEGMAIGVSFADGDFKVGLPLTTAIAIQDIPEGLAIAMALRVTGISTLRAALIAVGSGLMEPLGSVIGLGMSSGVAVAYPISLGLAAGAMIFVVSHEVIPETHRNGHETPATLGLMMGFAVMMFLDTALG from the coding sequence ATGGACCAGCCCACTTCCCGGATCCGATCGCCCTGGCGTACCTGGCTGGATCCTGTGCAAAACAATCTGGTGCTAGGGGTAACCTTCTGGCTGGGGTTGGCGTTGGTTGCCGTGTTGTTGCTCTACAGCGGCTACAACGCACTGGTTGGGGCTGATCGGCAAAACCTGGGGTATGCGGTACTCGGCGGCACGTCCGGCTTCGCCGCCACCGCATTGGGGGCTGTGATGGCGGTGGTATTGCGGGATATCTCCTCCCGTACCCAGGACATCATGCTGGGGTTCGCCGCGGGCATGATGCTCGCCGCCAGTTCCTTCTCACTGATTTTGCCGGGGATCGAGGCGGCACAGGTCATTTGCGGCAATCAGTTGCTTGCCGCGTTTGTCGTCGTGGTGGGATTGGGGCTGGGCGTCGCCTTGATGATCGGCCTCGACCGTTTCGTCCCCCACGAGCACGAGTTGAGTGGCCGGCGCGGTCCGCAAGTCGAACGCATCAATCGTGTCTGGTTGTTCGTACTCGCCATCACCTTGCATAACTTGCCAGAAGGTATGGCCATCGGCGTCAGTTTTGCCGACGGCGATTTCAAGGTCGGCTTGCCCCTGACCACCGCCATTGCCATCCAGGACATTCCCGAAGGCCTCGCCATTGCCATGGCGCTGCGGGTCACCGGCATCAGTACCTTGCGTGCCGCGCTGATTGCCGTGGGCTCGGGGTTGATGGAGCCTTTGGGGTCGGTGATTGGCCTGGGCATGTCTTCGGGTGTGGCCGTGGCCTATCCCATCAGCCTGGGCCTGGCGGCCGGGGCGATGATCTTCGTGGTGTCCCACGAAGTGATTCCCGAAACCCACCGCAACGGCCATGAAACACCGGCCACCTTGGGGTTGATGATGGGGTTTGCGGTGATGATGTTTCTAGACACGGCGTTGGGTTGA